In the genome of Hymenobacter taeanensis, one region contains:
- a CDS encoding LytR/AlgR family response regulator transcription factor → MLRCLLVDDEPLALRLLTSYVERVPFLELVGTCRSALEAMTVLQQESVDVLFLDIQMPDLTGVEFVRTLRPEALVIFTTAYEAYALEGFNLNAVDYLVKPFAFDRFVQAAQKAQDRLQARRPTEPVAAPPAPAPADDFIFVKADYHTQRINLRDIRYLEGLKDYIKIYTGAGKPVLTLNSLKAFEDRLPSQDFVRVHRSFIIALSWIDSIRKNRIYLGEAIIPIGDSYADAFHKLIEERNMH, encoded by the coding sequence ATGCTCCGCTGCCTGTTAGTTGATGATGAACCTCTAGCCCTGCGCCTGCTCACGAGCTACGTGGAGCGCGTGCCCTTTTTGGAGCTGGTAGGCACCTGCCGCAGCGCTCTGGAAGCCATGACGGTACTCCAACAGGAAAGCGTGGATGTGCTCTTTCTGGATATTCAAATGCCTGACCTCACGGGCGTGGAGTTTGTGCGCACGCTCCGCCCGGAGGCCCTGGTCATCTTCACCACAGCCTACGAGGCCTACGCCCTGGAAGGCTTTAACCTCAACGCCGTTGATTACCTGGTGAAGCCCTTTGCCTTCGACCGCTTTGTGCAGGCTGCCCAAAAAGCCCAGGACCGCCTGCAGGCGCGTCGGCCCACTGAGCCAGTAGCTGCGCCACCCGCGCCAGCACCGGCCGATGATTTCATCTTTGTTAAGGCCGACTATCACACTCAGCGCATCAACCTGCGCGATATCCGCTACCTCGAAGGCCTCAAAGATTACATCAAGATTTACACGGGAGCTGGCAAGCCTGTCCTCACGCTTAACTCCCTGAAAGCCTTCGAAGACCGCCTCCCCTCCCAGGATTTCGTGCGCGTGCACCGCTCTTTCATCATAGCTCTCAGCTGGATCGACTCCATCCGCAAAAACCGCATCTACCTCGGCGAGGCCATCATCCCCATCGGCGACTCCTACGCCGATGCTTTTCACAAGCTCATCGAAGAGCGCAACATGCACTAG
- a CDS encoding histone deacetylase family protein translates to MRTSMGLAVLLPYGVLLPLFSVYPTSHPPIHHFTISPLVPCLASSERYSISLPNGHRFPIAKYELIREQLLWQGIAPASDIYDPGLAAEDDILRVHSPDYWYRVRDLQLTAAEVRRLGLPQSPELVRRSLSSVAGTVESSRRALRDGIGMSLAGGTHHAFRDRGEGFCVLNDIAVAAARLLHHGEARQILVVDLDVHQGDGTASIFQNEPRVFTFSMHAGANYPLRKEQSDLDIPLELGTEDATYLQILGNTLPKLIGQVQPDFLFFQAGVDVLATDKLGKLALTQEGCRQRDELVLRLCQQRRIPVAVSMGGGYSERLSDIVDAHCNTFRVAYEVFG, encoded by the coding sequence ATGCGAACCAGTATGGGGTTGGCTGTGCTGCTGCCCTACGGCGTGCTGCTGCCGCTTTTTTCCGTATACCCCACTTCGCATCCACCTATTCACCACTTCACAATTTCACCACTAGTGCCCTGCCTTGCCTCTTCGGAACGCTACAGTATTTCCTTGCCCAACGGCCACCGCTTCCCTATCGCCAAGTATGAGCTCATTCGGGAGCAGCTGCTGTGGCAGGGCATTGCTCCGGCCAGCGACATCTACGACCCAGGCCTAGCCGCCGAAGATGACATCCTACGAGTGCATTCCCCAGACTACTGGTACCGTGTGCGGGACCTACAGCTGACGGCCGCCGAGGTGCGCCGGCTAGGCCTGCCCCAAAGCCCGGAGCTAGTGCGCCGCTCATTGAGCAGCGTGGCCGGTACGGTAGAATCGTCGCGGCGGGCCTTGCGCGATGGTATTGGCATGAGCCTGGCCGGCGGCACCCACCACGCCTTCCGCGACCGGGGCGAGGGGTTTTGCGTGCTCAACGACATTGCCGTAGCTGCCGCCCGCCTGCTCCACCACGGCGAAGCCCGGCAGATTCTGGTGGTAGACCTCGACGTACACCAGGGCGACGGCACAGCCAGCATCTTCCAGAATGAGCCACGCGTGTTCACCTTTTCCATGCACGCCGGTGCTAACTACCCGCTGCGCAAAGAGCAGTCTGACCTTGACATTCCGCTAGAGCTGGGCACCGAGGACGCCACCTATCTGCAGATTCTCGGTAATACGCTGCCGAAGCTCATAGGCCAGGTGCAGCCTGATTTCCTCTTCTTCCAGGCCGGAGTTGATGTGCTGGCTACCGACAAGCTGGGCAAGCTTGCCCTCACCCAGGAAGGCTGCCGCCAGCGCGACGAGCTAGTGCTCCGGCTTTGCCAGCAGCGTCGTATTCCCGTAGCCGTAAGCATGGGCGGCGGCTACTCTGAACGCTTGTCAGACATCGTTGATGCTCATTGCAACACATTCCGGGTGGCCTACGAGGTATTCGGGTGA
- a CDS encoding J domain-containing protein: MNLHNPTTDLPAANSLPTLAPAEAPGTPAQQAFRAAVAQVEGLRQRLQELKVEQAEARRRYWQQVGPAAEAVVKVRQRLFVPLEDALLLGFFSRAEEHQITAVIVGNARSLQDRFGEDAADILRKYAPRRRVDLEDDEETAPAVEATPQPDIDPTLPPHEQAAQAARARRKTKTQKAQEAAEKAARDEQQSLLSNTKTLYRQLARTHHPDLERDPAAQQQKTQLMQRITEAYEANDLYTLLQLLSESAPTSATDDTVLARYTQALHQQQTELKQQLNALKYGDNGFSGSTGKKREQEIRHLKRHLRAEAEYLEHIFHLIQEPTGLREVLKELAAEGHESI; the protein is encoded by the coding sequence ATGAATCTGCATAACCCCACCACCGACTTACCCGCCGCCAACTCACTGCCCACGCTGGCCCCTGCCGAAGCACCCGGCACCCCAGCGCAGCAGGCGTTTCGGGCGGCCGTAGCACAGGTAGAAGGCTTGCGGCAACGCCTGCAGGAGTTGAAAGTGGAGCAGGCGGAGGCCCGGCGGCGCTACTGGCAACAGGTAGGTCCGGCGGCGGAAGCCGTAGTGAAAGTGCGGCAGCGGCTGTTTGTCCCCCTCGAAGATGCCTTGCTGCTGGGCTTTTTCAGTCGCGCCGAGGAGCATCAGATTACGGCCGTGATTGTGGGCAATGCCCGCTCCCTGCAAGACCGGTTTGGAGAAGATGCCGCCGATATCTTGCGAAAATACGCCCCCCGCCGTCGTGTTGATCTGGAAGACGATGAGGAAACAGCTCCAGCTGTTGAGGCCACCCCCCAGCCCGATATCGACCCTACCTTGCCGCCCCATGAGCAGGCAGCCCAGGCCGCCCGCGCCCGGCGTAAAACCAAAACCCAAAAGGCCCAGGAAGCCGCTGAGAAAGCAGCCCGCGACGAGCAGCAAAGCCTCCTTTCCAACACCAAAACGCTCTATCGCCAGCTAGCCCGCACTCATCACCCCGACCTGGAGCGCGACCCGGCGGCTCAGCAGCAGAAAACCCAACTGATGCAGCGCATCACGGAGGCCTACGAAGCCAACGACCTCTACACCCTGCTTCAGCTGCTCTCTGAGTCGGCGCCCACCTCTGCCACCGATGACACCGTGCTAGCCCGCTACACCCAGGCCCTGCACCAGCAACAAACGGAACTGAAGCAGCAACTCAACGCCCTCAAGTACGGCGACAACGGCTTCTCTGGCAGCACGGGCAAGAAGCGGGAGCAGGAAATCCGCCACCTCAAACGCCACCTGCGCGCCGAGGCTGAGTACCTGGAGCATATCTTCCACCTCATCCAGGAGCCTACTGGCCTACGCGAGGTGTTGAAAGAACTGGCGGCAGAAGGCCACGAGTCGATATAG
- a CDS encoding phytoene desaturase family protein yields the protein MNKPEYDAVVVGAGPNGLAAAIVLQQAGLSVLLLEGKETLGGGLRTAELTLPGFHHDICSAIHPLAAASPYFQTLPLAQYGLEYITPPVAAAHPFDDGTAAAAVASLAETARSLGQDARAYQQLLEPLVQAWPGLAPDVLAPLSFPRHPLDMARFGLSALQPATMLAGRFRTKEARGLFAGMAAHSIQPLTNPTTAAIGLVLLIAAHRHGWPLPKGGSQAITDALAAHFKALGGKVETNTYIKSLSQLPSAKAVLFDVTPAQLLQIAGHRLSAIYQWQLRRYRYGWGVYKIDWALDGPIPWTAPECAQAGTVHLGNTLEEIQAGEHAISQGQHPERPFVLLAQQSLFDATRAPAGKHTAWAYCHVPNGSRVNMTDAIERQVERFAPGFRNRIIGRHTFDTAGMEAHNPNYIGGDINGGTLDLGQLFTRPALRASPYRTSAPGLYLCSSSTPPGGGVHGMCGYHAASRALRDVFKLPVPPLYQEGT from the coding sequence ATGAATAAGCCAGAGTATGACGCAGTAGTAGTAGGCGCGGGGCCGAATGGTTTGGCTGCCGCCATTGTACTGCAGCAAGCGGGGCTGTCGGTGCTGCTGCTGGAGGGCAAGGAAACGTTGGGAGGTGGCCTACGCACCGCGGAGCTGACGCTGCCGGGCTTCCACCACGATATCTGTTCGGCCATTCACCCGCTGGCTGCTGCCTCTCCCTATTTTCAGACGCTGCCGCTGGCCCAATACGGCCTAGAGTACATTACGCCCCCGGTAGCCGCCGCCCACCCCTTTGATGATGGCACGGCTGCGGCGGCAGTAGCCTCGCTAGCTGAAACAGCCCGAAGCCTGGGCCAGGATGCGCGCGCTTACCAGCAGTTGCTTGAGCCGCTGGTGCAGGCGTGGCCCGGCCTTGCCCCCGATGTACTGGCCCCGCTCAGCTTTCCACGTCACCCGCTGGATATGGCTAGGTTTGGGTTATCGGCGCTGCAGCCGGCTACCATGCTGGCGGGGCGCTTCCGGACCAAGGAGGCGCGGGGGCTTTTTGCGGGCATGGCGGCCCATTCCATTCAGCCCCTCACCAACCCCACCACCGCCGCTATTGGCCTAGTGCTGCTGATTGCGGCCCACCGCCACGGCTGGCCCCTGCCCAAAGGCGGCTCCCAAGCTATTACCGATGCGCTGGCAGCCCATTTCAAAGCCCTGGGCGGCAAGGTAGAAACCAACACGTACATTAAGAGCCTGAGTCAACTACCATCGGCCAAGGCAGTGCTGTTTGACGTGACGCCGGCTCAGCTGCTCCAGATTGCCGGTCACCGGTTATCGGCAATCTACCAGTGGCAGTTGCGGCGCTACCGCTACGGCTGGGGCGTGTATAAGATTGACTGGGCTTTGGATGGGCCTATTCCCTGGACTGCCCCCGAGTGCGCCCAGGCCGGCACCGTACACCTGGGCAATACACTGGAGGAAATTCAGGCCGGGGAGCATGCCATTTCACAGGGGCAGCACCCAGAGCGGCCTTTCGTGCTACTGGCCCAACAGAGCCTGTTTGACGCTACCCGCGCCCCCGCTGGCAAGCACACTGCCTGGGCCTACTGCCACGTACCCAACGGCTCCCGCGTGAACATGACCGATGCCATTGAACGCCAGGTAGAGCGCTTCGCGCCCGGCTTCCGCAACCGAATTATCGGCCGGCATACCTTCGATACTGCTGGAATGGAAGCGCACAACCCCAACTACATAGGCGGTGACATCAACGGGGGCACACTCGATCTAGGCCAGCTGTTTACGCGCCCAGCCTTGCGGGCATCACCATACCGCACGTCGGCGCCGGGGCTGTACCTGTGCTCGTCTTCCACACCGCCCGGTGGGGGCGTGCACGGCATGTGTGGCTACCACGCCGCCAGCCGCGCCCTGCGCGATGTATTTAAGCTGCCCGTGCCGCCGCTGTATCAGGAAGGAACGTAG
- a CDS encoding alpha/beta fold hydrolase — protein MSNPTIVATQTAVPRSIRLLRLKFRLLSGFSTELAFGAAWRLFTTPRKLPEKSWEAAAVAEARQFWVNSARGAIAAYEWNPQGSRTVLLVHGWEHRASFWGVMVRGLVGAGFRVVALDGPAHGASAGRRTTLPAFARAVQAVADEVGEVYAAVAHSLGAAATAGIPVEFNRAGNGRLPRLVLLAAPGSTTAVAQRFAQFLHLPEAVVQRMHRYIQEQHGRDAESFSLIQMGHTLPADRAMLVHDFNDESIPFAEAQEIANSWPNLDFRPTTGLGHNGVMRDAGVLKQLVEFLS, from the coding sequence ATGAGCAACCCCACCATAGTCGCCACCCAAACGGCCGTGCCACGTAGCATCCGGCTGTTGCGTCTGAAGTTTCGCTTACTGTCTGGGTTCTCCACTGAGCTGGCGTTTGGGGCAGCCTGGCGGTTGTTTACAACCCCACGAAAGCTGCCTGAAAAAAGCTGGGAGGCCGCTGCTGTTGCAGAAGCCCGGCAGTTCTGGGTAAACTCAGCGCGCGGGGCCATTGCGGCTTATGAATGGAACCCTCAGGGCTCGCGCACAGTGCTGCTCGTGCACGGTTGGGAACACCGGGCTAGCTTCTGGGGTGTAATGGTGCGCGGGTTAGTGGGGGCTGGCTTTCGGGTGGTTGCTCTTGATGGTCCTGCCCACGGGGCTTCCGCTGGCCGCCGCACTACACTTCCAGCTTTTGCCCGGGCCGTGCAGGCCGTAGCCGATGAGGTAGGGGAGGTGTACGCGGCGGTAGCGCACTCGTTGGGCGCCGCTGCTACCGCCGGCATACCCGTAGAGTTTAACCGTGCTGGCAACGGGCGGCTGCCCCGACTGGTGCTGCTGGCTGCCCCGGGCAGCACTACGGCCGTAGCCCAGCGGTTTGCTCAGTTTCTGCACTTGCCTGAAGCGGTGGTGCAGCGCATGCATCGGTACATTCAGGAGCAGCACGGCCGCGATGCCGAAAGCTTCAGCCTGATTCAGATGGGCCACACGCTACCCGCAGATCGGGCCATGCTCGTGCACGACTTCAACGATGAGAGTATTCCGTTTGCTGAAGCACAGGAAATTGCCAATAGCTGGCCTAATCTGGATTTCAGGCCTACCACTGGCCTAGGCCACAATGGGGTTATGCGCGATGCAGGGGTGCTAAAGCAGCTGGTAGAATTTCTGTCTTAA
- a CDS encoding XRE family transcriptional regulator produces MSNVGKNIRKLRTVKKLSQAAFAELFGLARPSVGAYEEGRSEPKMETLIQIAQHFGLSVDLLLTKELTVNELYNFDLYKQKNAEPASAPQAEADRQQHLTPYVPAARILEYIVQHHDTTFIDALTTLTFPHSLGPATRAFEVSGADMQPTLRHQDVVLCCHVDKASPRLHMGRLYAFVTQSRLLVRRLSEQQTGGLLKLRADNPDYPVQDLLLTDALEIWEVHGSFSTHLRAPALLEERVTQLERQLEAVLARLG; encoded by the coding sequence ATGTCGAACGTTGGAAAAAACATTCGGAAGCTGAGAACGGTAAAGAAGCTCAGTCAGGCCGCTTTTGCCGAACTTTTTGGGTTAGCCAGACCTAGCGTAGGCGCTTACGAGGAGGGGAGGTCGGAGCCGAAAATGGAAACTCTGATTCAGATTGCTCAACATTTTGGCTTGTCAGTAGACTTGCTACTTACGAAAGAGCTAACCGTAAATGAGCTGTACAATTTTGACCTGTATAAGCAAAAAAATGCCGAGCCTGCCTCAGCGCCGCAAGCCGAAGCTGACCGCCAGCAGCACCTGACGCCCTACGTGCCGGCTGCGCGCATTCTGGAGTATATTGTGCAGCACCACGACACCACATTTATTGATGCCCTTACTACGCTCACGTTTCCGCATAGCCTAGGGCCAGCTACGCGGGCTTTTGAGGTGAGCGGGGCTGATATGCAGCCCACCCTACGCCATCAGGACGTAGTGCTTTGCTGCCACGTTGACAAAGCCAGCCCCCGCCTGCACATGGGGCGCCTCTACGCTTTTGTAACCCAAAGCCGCTTGCTGGTTCGCCGCCTTAGCGAGCAGCAAACTGGTGGGTTGCTCAAACTACGAGCCGACAACCCCGATTACCCCGTGCAGGATCTACTACTTACCGACGCGCTCGAAATCTGGGAAGTACACGGCAGCTTCAGTACCCACTTGCGGGCACCCGCCTTATTAGAGGAGCGTGTAACTCAGTTGGAGCGGCAGCTGGAAGCCGTGCTGGCCAGATTAGGCTAA